One window from the genome of Hydra vulgaris chromosome 02, alternate assembly HydraT2T_AEP encodes:
- the LOC136076603 gene encoding uncharacterized protein LOC136076603, which translates to MSIEYFLCCEGIKVRVCQASFCSVLSIKPDRVLRIARHWYEHGTTRPENRGGDRKKIAFSEKKEVIKNHIQSFNCRASHYGRKGAPGRKYLPSDLNVKRMYELFLDKNNAYTVATVGYHYYYGVFMNHFNLAFGYPATEHALHVKHISWL; encoded by the exons ATGAGTATTGAGTACTTTTTATGCTGCGAGGGAATTAAAGTACGAGTTTGCCAAGCTTCATTTTGTTCAGTATTGT CCATAAAACCTGATAGAGTTTTAAGAATTGCAAGACACTGGTATGAACATGGAACAACCAGACCTGAAAATAGAGGAGGAGACAGGAAGAAAATAGCTTTTTCTGAAAAGaaagaagttattaaaaaccatattcAGTCTTTTAATTGCAGAGCAAGTCATTATGGAAGAAAAGGTGCTCCAGGACGTAAATATTTGCCCTCTGATTTAAATGTAAAGCGGATGTACGaactttttttggataaaaacaATGCTTATACTGTAGCTACTGTAGGCTACCATTATTATTATGGGGTATTTATGAATCATTTCAATTTAGCTTTTGGATACCCAGCAACAGAACATGCTCTACATGTCAAACATATAAGTTGGCTatga